In Halorussus halophilus, the DNA window TATCGCCATCGGCCCTCTTTTCGTCGCTCGACGAGCCCGGCACTGAACAGCCGTGAGAGGGCTTGACTAACCGCTCCTTGGCTGACGCCGAGCGTCGGCTCTAATTCACAGACACAGACTCCCTCGTCGCCGTCGGCGATGAGTCGGAGTGCTTCGTATCTGGTGTCGTTACCGAGGGTTGCGAGTATCTGGACGTCTGATGCTATCTCTGATTCTGTTAGTGAATGGTTGACTGGACAGCATTCGGGTGGTTGCTGGCGTTGCGTGTCTGGTGTCTCGTTGTCTGACTTCTGCCCACTCATTTTAGCACATGCTAATATTAGTGTCTTCTAATATAAGGGTTCTGGTGCCTCCTGTAATCCCCGGTAGGGCAGGAAATCAAGCAGTATACCGCCAAGTTCCTCCCTGCGAGTGCGGAATCCGGAGGCGGAAAGTGATAGCAAATTTGTTTCTGCCAACGGAGGTGTCGGGTAGATTCGAACACGCAACTCCCACAATTGGCGAAAATATTACAAAAATCACGTTCCGCGAACCCTTTAGTGACTGTTGGGTGAAACGACGAGCATGCTCGTAGCCGGAAGCGACGACGGCGTCTACCAACTTCGCGGCGTACTGGAATCTGGAAAGACCACCGCAGAGAAAGTCCTCGATGCAGGCCGCGTCATGCGCGTCCGTCAATTTGACGCAGTAGACGGCCTATTCGTTACCTCCGAAACCGGACTCTACCACTCCCACCATGGCGACGAATGGACGAATCTCGCGGTTCCCGAGGAGCACGTGTACGCTGTCGCGGTAGACCCAACTGGAGAGCGAGTGTACGCAGGGACCCGGCCCGCTCACCTCTACGTCTCCGACACAGTCCAACCAGTCGGTGGTGCAGTTGGTGACGATGCTGAGTGGCGGGAACTCGAAAGCTTTCAGGCGTTGCCTTCGCGGGACGAGTGGCGATTGCCGCGCCACGAGAACCTCGCACAAGTTCGGAGCCTCTGTACGCACCCCGACGCACCCGACCGTGTCGTCGCTGGCGTCGAAGTCGGTGGCGTTCATCTCAGCGACGACGGTGGCGAGCGTTGGGAAGAGCGCAGACAGGACGTTCACGACGACATCCACCATCTCCATCTCGCTGGTCCGGACGAGTTCGTCGCCGCCACTGGCTTCGGTCTGTATCGGTCCACGGACGCTGGCCAGTCGTGGACGCGCCTCGACGATGGCGACGACCACCGCTACTTCCGCGAAGCCTTCACTCACGACGGCGTCATCTACGCTGGCGGCGCACACGGCTCCTCCTCCACGTGGAACGAGGAGTCGGGGTATGCACTCTTCGAGTATCGAGACGGTTGCTTGCAGGCAGTCGAGTACCCCGTCCCCGACGAAGTTCCGCTCGGTTGGTGTACGGTAGATGAGAGGGTGGTGACCGCAACTCACCGAGGGACGTTGTTACGGAGGAGCGCAACTGGTTGGGAGCGAGTCGGGACAGTCCCGACGCCCGGAGAAGTTGGCGGTCGGTATCTTCCTCTCAGTTGGTTCGAGACGTAACCCCGATTTTTATCGACTCGTGGGGTTCACAGCGGTATTTCCACGCGACGAGAATCACGGGTGTAGTATATACTCTCTACGCACCCAGAATCGAACGTAATGTACGACAACGTGTTGCTCCCCACAGACGGAACCCCCGCGATGGAGGCGGTAATCGAACACGCCCGTAACGTCACCAATCAGCAGGACGGCTGCGTTCACGTCCTCTACGTCATCGACGACCGTGCGTTCCTCACACTCGACGACGAACGAATTCCGGACGTGGCGGACTCTCTTCGAGAAGAAGGTGTGAGTGCGGTCGGTACTGCGACCGAAGCACTGGCGAACGAGGACTTCGACGTGACCACCGAGATTCGAGAGGGCGACCCTGCAGACGAAATCCTCGCCGCTGCCGACGAACACGACGCCGACCTCGTCGTGATGGGCACCCACGGCGCGGACCCGACGCGGAACTTGCTCGGCAGCGTGTCTCGTAAAGTCGTCACGCTCTCTTCGACGCCAGTACTGACTATCGACGTTGCCGAACGAGAAGCGTCCGAGTCGTCGGTCCGCGTAGCGGCTGGGGCCGAAACGAGGAACTAACATCGAGATTTCAGTGCATCGGTTACTCTCCTCTCCGAGGTGACGACTCTTCGCGTCGAACCAGATTCTCAGTTGGTTAGAAAAAGGGAGACGGGTATATCCGAGAACGTCGTACTACAATTCAACGATGAGCACCACTGACAACTACACCTTCGCCTGTCCCGCGTGCGCGGAATCCATCTCCGTGAACGCTTCGATGCGGGCGGCGTTGCTCGACCAAGGTTGCGTCATCTGTGGGACGAGAGTGTCTCGAGACGCGTTCACGTCCGAGTGAGACGCCCGTTCCGGTCCACGAACGTCCGAACCCTCTCAATTAATAATTTTACTTAAACCTCCCCTCGTATCCGGGGATGCGCCCTATCTCGATAGGCCTACTATATTCTGCAATGGCCGCTCGAATGCTCACCGATGCAATGGTCCGGGCGCTCGCAGTGCAGGAGCGACGAGACTTTCTGAGCGCGCTTCAGCAGTACGACTCGACGGAAACGACTGACCTGCGAAATCTGCTTCCCCCCAACAGCGACGACCGAGGTCTTCAGGTCCGGATGTATCACACGCACCTGCCGTTACTCGACGACTTAGGCTACGTCAAGTGGGACTCGAAAACGAACGAGGTCGGCAAGGGAGTTCGATTCGAGGAATTAAAACCGATTCTTCGATTGGAGAGCGATTCGAACTCTGTGGCCCTAGGACAGCAAGGGAACGCGTGAGACCACTTGTCCGCGCACCGTCGGCCGACTGACCGTTACGCTCTCGGGTCGTCTGGCGTTCCTATCGCCTCCGCATCTGTCTACGCCGAGGAGAAACTCCTTTGCCCATCGCCCTACGAGGTCAATACAAGCAGACGCACGCCGAACGTTTAGACCCACATCGAACATATCATGACGAAATACGAATTCACGTGTCCCGAGTGTGGCCAGCAAATCGAGATAAACGACCCGATGCGCGAGGCTACACTGTCGAACGGGTGCCCTGTCTGTGGGGCCGCTGTCGCGGCCGAACACTTCGTAACGAGTTAGCGGAGACGACAATAGTTCTCGTCTGCTGACCGCTCCGTTTCGGTCGCGCTACGTTTCGTCTCGGTCTATCTCTGTCCGGCGGCCACTCAACTTCTCTGGGTCCAGTTTGTAGAGTCTGATGTTGAGGTCCTGTTTCGAGTTGCCCCAGATTTCGAACAGCGGTCGCTTCGCGTCGCCGTACTGCTCGATGTGGTCCACCGTCAACTCCTCGGGCTGAATCTCTTCGAGAGACCCGACGGCGACGACGCTCTCGTACGTCGCTCCCGAGTCGGACTCCTCGTACACGACGAGTCGAGCGCGCGGCGAGGAGGCAAGGTACTGTCGTTTCTCGCTCTCGGGCGTGGACACCAGTCGCATGAAGAACGTCTGCTCCGAGGAGTCGAACCCGTACGAAATCGGAATCGCGTACGGTTCGTCCGACTCCGCGAGCGACAGGACGCCGGTCTCGTGCTGACCGAGAAAGTCGTTGGTCATCGTCTCCGTCATCTCAGTTTTCTCGGCAAGTGGCATGGTCGTATCTCGACTGAGGATGCGTCGTGTCTTAAGCTATTTCCACTCGACTTCGTCTGACGGTGGTCTTCTCGCTCGCGCGCAGTCACCGTGACAGAGACTAGGCGGTATCGTCGAGTACGTCTCCCAGTAGCTTGCGCTGTGCCGTTACCAGATGCTCGGTGAACGTCGATTGGGAGATGCCGAGGTCCGACGCTATCTCCGTGGCGTTCGCTCGTTTCGGTCGCTCGAAGTAGCCACGCTCGTACGCGGTCTGCACTACTTCGAGTTGTCTGTCGGTGAGTTTTCCTCGATTGACGAACACACGGTCCTCCGGCAGGCCTTCGAGCGGCGGTTGGAGGAGCCGTTGCACGTCGATGTCCGAGAATCGGTCCCGGAACTCGGCGGTCACCTCCTGCAACTGGTCGAAGCTCTCGGCGTGAAAGACGAGCGTCAGGTCGCCGTCGTCCGCGACGTACCGGTGAACCGGACAGCCGAACTGCCCGAGACACTCGCACGGACAGCCTTCGTCGCCGTCGTGTACAGTTCGGTACAGACTCTCGGAGCCGTAGGAGAAGATGGGCTCGCTGTCGTCGTCGGTGTCTGCATCCGCCGCCAAGAACTCGGTGACTGTTTTCTCCGCTCCGGGCGATGCGACGCTTGTCGAAGTCTGGTCGATGACCGTGTCTACCGACTCCGAGAACTTCGCGATCGGACATCCGTCGGGGGAACTAAACTTCACCGTCGCTCGTATCCCGGATGCCATACGTACCGGGT includes these proteins:
- a CDS encoding ArsR/SmtB family transcription factor → MSGQKSDNETPDTQRQQPPECCPVNHSLTESEIASDVQILATLGNDTRYEALRLIADGDEGVCVCELEPTLGVSQGAVSQALSRLFSAGLVERRKEGRWRYYSTTPRAERLLSVLDGTRSLDTDV
- a CDS encoding DUF7560 family zinc ribbon protein yields the protein MTKYEFTCPECGQQIEINDPMREATLSNGCPVCGAAVAAEHFVTS
- a CDS encoding WD40/YVTN/BNR-like repeat-containing protein, which encodes MLVAGSDDGVYQLRGVLESGKTTAEKVLDAGRVMRVRQFDAVDGLFVTSETGLYHSHHGDEWTNLAVPEEHVYAVAVDPTGERVYAGTRPAHLYVSDTVQPVGGAVGDDAEWRELESFQALPSRDEWRLPRHENLAQVRSLCTHPDAPDRVVAGVEVGGVHLSDDGGERWEERRQDVHDDIHHLHLAGPDEFVAATGFGLYRSTDAGQSWTRLDDGDDHRYFREAFTHDGVIYAGGAHGSSSTWNEESGYALFEYRDGCLQAVEYPVPDEVPLGWCTVDERVVTATHRGTLLRRSATGWERVGTVPTPGEVGGRYLPLSWFET
- a CDS encoding pyridoxamine 5'-phosphate oxidase family protein translates to MPLAEKTEMTETMTNDFLGQHETGVLSLAESDEPYAIPISYGFDSSEQTFFMRLVSTPESEKRQYLASSPRARLVVYEESDSGATYESVVAVGSLEEIQPEELTVDHIEQYGDAKRPLFEIWGNSKQDLNIRLYKLDPEKLSGRRTEIDRDET
- a CDS encoding DUF7560 family zinc ribbon protein; protein product: MSTTDNYTFACPACAESISVNASMRAALLDQGCVICGTRVSRDAFTSE
- a CDS encoding helix-turn-helix domain-containing protein; this translates as MASGIRATVKFSSPDGCPIAKFSESVDTVIDQTSTSVASPGAEKTVTEFLAADADTDDDSEPIFSYGSESLYRTVHDGDEGCPCECLGQFGCPVHRYVADDGDLTLVFHAESFDQLQEVTAEFRDRFSDIDVQRLLQPPLEGLPEDRVFVNRGKLTDRQLEVVQTAYERGYFERPKRANATEIASDLGISQSTFTEHLVTAQRKLLGDVLDDTA
- a CDS encoding universal stress protein; this translates as MYDNVLLPTDGTPAMEAVIEHARNVTNQQDGCVHVLYVIDDRAFLTLDDERIPDVADSLREEGVSAVGTATEALANEDFDVTTEIREGDPADEILAAADEHDADLVVMGTHGADPTRNLLGSVSRKVVTLSSTPVLTIDVAEREASESSVRVAAGAETRN